A genomic stretch from Enterobacter oligotrophicus includes:
- a CDS encoding nucleotidyltransferase domain-containing protein translates to MLSTLPDLHRSFAEQLKLKFQSDSRIHSLLAGGSMIHGGFDKYSDLDFVVVVDPLYYDEIMTQRRELAGTLGHLLHAFTGEHVGEPRLLICLYGPELLHVDLKFVILDMLTQRVEEPAVLFTRDNTALKRQLAKFSAHWPNMTPEWFESRAWIWLHYAVVKLGRGELFEAIGMLAFFREQVLGPMLYRRANLPQRGVRRIEFYGIDPDGLLTSTLATHDRDSVGVAIRMAVDAYINLRADALPENIADDAARWAVLTMLKEYSDRG, encoded by the coding sequence ATGCTGAGTACGTTACCCGATTTACACAGAAGTTTTGCAGAGCAACTCAAACTTAAATTTCAGTCAGATTCGCGAATTCATTCCCTTCTTGCTGGCGGCTCGATGATTCATGGCGGATTTGATAAATACTCCGATCTCGATTTTGTCGTTGTCGTAGATCCTCTCTACTATGACGAAATTATGACGCAGCGTAGGGAACTTGCCGGAACATTAGGCCATCTGCTGCATGCTTTCACCGGGGAACATGTGGGAGAGCCTCGCCTGCTTATATGCCTGTATGGCCCTGAACTCCTCCATGTCGATCTGAAATTTGTCATCCTGGACATGCTCACTCAACGCGTTGAGGAGCCAGCGGTGTTATTTACCCGTGATAACACTGCTCTGAAGCGACAACTGGCAAAATTTAGTGCTCACTGGCCCAACATGACGCCGGAGTGGTTTGAGTCCCGAGCCTGGATCTGGCTTCATTACGCAGTGGTTAAACTGGGAAGGGGCGAACTCTTTGAGGCGATTGGTATGCTGGCATTCTTCCGGGAGCAGGTGCTGGGACCAATGCTGTACCGTCGCGCAAATCTACCGCAACGTGGGGTTCGCCGCATTGAATTCTACGGCATTGATCCTGATGGTCTGCTGACTTCCACGCTGGCAACGCACGATCGTGACTCCGTTGGTGTTGCCATCAGAATGGCTGTTGACGCTTATATCAATCTGCGGGCTGATGCTCTGCCTGAGAATATCGCAGATGATGCGGCACGATGGGCGGTTCTTACCATGTTGAAAGAGTATTCTGACAGGGGTTAA